The DNA region AAAAATGGATCAAGCGTGTGGTGGCCGAAATGGGAGGCAAAAACGCCGTCATTGTAGACAAAGAGGCTGATCTGGAAGCGGCTGCCCAAGGCATTGTGGTTTCCGCTTTTGGCTTCTCGGGCCAAAAATGTTCTGCCGGTTCTCGGGCGATTGTTCTGGAAGAAGTGTATGATCGGGTTCTGGAACTGGTCGTTGAAAAAACGAAGCAGTTAAAAGTGGGCGATGTGAGCAATCCTGATGTTTTTACAGGCCCAGTCATTGATGAAGCGGCCCAAAACAAGATCCTGGAGTACATTGAAATCGGCAAGCAGGAAGGCCGTTTGTTGGTCGGGGGTGAAAAGGGTTCTGACGAAGGTTTCTTTGTCCAGCCGACCATCTTTGCCGATGTGGATCCCAATGCCCGCATTGCCCAGGAAGAGATTTTCGGTCCGGTGGTGGCCTTTATCAAAGCCAAAGATTTTGACCACGCTTTAGAAATTGCCAACAACACCGAGTATGGTTTAACCGGTTCCGTCTACTCCCGCAACCGTTTCAATCTGGAAAAGGCAAGGGAAGAGTTTTATGTCGGCAATCTGTATTTCAACCGCAAATCGACCGGTGCCATCGTCGGCGTCCATCCGTTTGGCGGCTTTAACATGTCCGGCACTAACGCCAAAACAGGGGATCAGGATTATCTCTTAAACTTCCTATTGAAAAAAGCCGTTTCTGAAGTTTTGTAAGGTACGAATGTACTAATGTTAAAATAAATGCGTAAAAAATGGTTATTACTGTAATTTCAGAAAAACACTATATGCATATAAAAAAGTGATATAATAAGGTTGGAGAGCAACCCCAGAGGTGCTCTCCAATCCCCACTTTTTATTCGCAAGATGCAGAATTTTTTCAGGAAAAGATTAAGCCGGTATTTTAGGTTTAGGTATGGGGAATAGGGTGTGTATAAATGTTATTAATAACCTTAATTGGACAAGAAAGGAGAAGAGAGTATGGAAGCGTTTTCCCTGACGCCAGCAACCTGGTTTTGGCTGGTTGTGCCTATGCCCTTGTTAATTGTCTGGGCCATTTGGACGTATGTGAAAGAGGGAGGGAGTGAAGAGTAGTGAGTGCAACCTATTTGACGTTTCTCGCCTATCTCATCGGAATGTTAATTATTGGGATTTATACGTATCGCCTGACCAATACTTTATCCGACTATGTTCTGGGGGGAAGAAAATTAAACAGCTGGGTGGCAGCCTTGTCGGCTCAGGCCAGTGATATGAGCGGCTGGTTGCTCTTAGGCTTGCCCGGTGCTGCGTATGCGTCAGGAATGGGGATGTGGAGCATCTGGATCGCGATTGGTCTGGCGACGGGAACCATGATTAACTGGCAGTATGTAGCCAAACGTTTGCGCCGTTATACGGAAATCGCCGGTGATGCCATCACGCTGTCAGAATATTTTGCTAACCGCTTCAAAGACAGAAGCCAGTTGTTGCGCGTCATTTCTGCGGTCTTTATTTTGGTTTTTTTCCTCTTTTATACGGCTTCCGGTCTTGTGGCGGGAGGCAAGCTGTTTGAAGCTACTTTTGGTATTGATTATTCAACCGCGTTGATCATCGGCGCGCTGGTGATCGTGGGCTACACCTTCCTGGGCGGTTTTTTGGCGGTAAGCTTGACGGACTTTGTCCAAGGCACATTGATGTTTATTGCGCTGCTTGTGGCCCCTGTTGTGGCTATCAGTTATGTCGGCGGTGTTGATGCTCTGTTTACGAAGATCGGTGCAGCCAATCCGGACCTGTTAGATGTGGCAGCCGATGTGAACTTCGTTGATGGTGTGTGGGAATCGGTCGGCACCTTAAGTGTGGTAGGGATTATTTCCGCTTTGGCCTGGGGATTGGGTTATTTTGGGCAGCCCCATATTTTGGCCCGCTTTATGGCTATCCGCTCTGACCGGGATATTCCTGCGGCACGGCTGATCTCCGTGATCTGGGTGGTGATCACTTTATATGGTGCCATCATCGTTGGTTTTGTGGGCATAGCCATGTTTAGCGGTGATCAGGCCTTGGCTGACCCCGAGACCGTCTTCCTGGTCATGGTGCAGACAATCTTTAACCCGTGGGTAGCGGGTATACTCCTGGCTGCTGTTTTGGCTGCCATTATGAGTACCATAGACTCTCAGCTTCTGGTTTCTTCAAGTGCCCTGACGGAGGACTTTTACCGTACCTTTTTCCGCCGCAACGCAACAGAAAAAGAGCTGGTGTGGATTGGGCGTTTGGCGGTTCTTGTGATTGCCCTTATCGCCCTGATGTTAGCCTGGGATAAAGACAATACTGTTTTGGGTTTGGTGGCTTATGCCTGGGCTGGATTTGGTGCCGCATTTGGGCCGGCAGTCTTGTTCTCCCTGTTCTGGAAGCGGATGACCGGAGGCGGTGCGATGGCCGGTATCATTTCTGGCGGTTTAACCGTGATTTTGTGGGAGTACACACCCTTTGAACTGTATAGCATTGTGCCTGGGTTCATCATCTCTTCCATCATGATCGTGCTGGTCAGCTTGGTGGATCAGGAACCTTCCCAAGAAATTCAAGATGAATTTGAACAGGTCAAACGTCCGCTACAACAACGTTAACCTAGCCCTGTACAATTGTTGAAGAAAAGCATGAGCAAGGTGTATAAACAGTCATAGCGAGTTTTTGATTTACAACGGCTGCAATCTTCACTATAATAGACTTTGCAACTAATAGATTTGCCATGTCATAGATGGGCAACACTTGCCAGCGGAAAATATATAATCTCGCAAATAGGTGCCTTGAGCGCTTTTCCTGTAAAGAAAAGCGCTCGGGTTAAAAGGGAAGCCCGGTGAAAGTCCGGCACGGTCCCGCCACTGTGAGCGCAGAGCCCGCTTCAATCAAGCCACTGTGAGCCTTGGCTCATGGGAAGGCGAAGCGAGGCGAGGAAGCGTAAGTCAGGAAACCTGCCTATTTGCTGGATTAAGTATCCTTCGAGGAAAAGGATGCTTAATATAGCGCTTGTGCAGTTTCAGGGGCAGAGGCACGCTGTTCTTCCGGAGCTCCTTATGTTCGAACAGACGGTGCCGTTGTGGCTAAACCCCTTATCTGTTGTTAATCAATGGGTGTCAGGTTTCATGGCCTTAAGGAAAGGATTGCCACACAAACTCCTGTGACTGCTGACGCAAGCCTGCTATTTTAAGTCAACACCTTATCCTTGAAGGATAAGGTGTTTTTTCATGTCTGGATCTCTTCCGCACATGTGTTGCCAATCATCACAAACCAAAGGGGTGTCAGAGATGTTACACATCAACTGGAAAAAGTTAGGATTATTAGCCGTTATGCTGACCTTGGTCATGGTTGTAGCCGCAGCGTGCGGAACGGCAACCGGTGGGGATAACGGTGCTGAGCCGGAAGAGGCTGTAGAAGGCAAGGAGCAAGAAGCTCAAGAAGAAACTGAGAAAAGCCAAGCGGAGTTTCCGGTGACCATTGTGGATGGTGCAGGAAACGAGGTGACAATTGAGTCTGAGCCAGAGACCTTGATCACGATGATCCCCAGCATTACCGAAACCGTATATGCCTTAGGTGTGGGGGATAAAGTCATTGCAGTCGATGATTTTTCCAATTATCCGGAGGAAGCCCTGGAGAAAGAGAAAGTGGGCGGCCAAGAGATCAATGTGGAAAAAGTGTTAAGTTTAATGCCTGATGTGATCTTTGTCACCGAATACCATCAGGCGAACCATGCTGATGTGCTGGATCAGTTTAAAGAGGCTGGTATCACGGTTGTGGTGATTGACACCAGTGCCACACAGTTTGAAGATGTATACGAATCGATTCGCCTTATTGCCCAGGTGACCGGTACGGTTGAAGAGGCTGAACAGCTTGTCAGTGAGCTGGAAAGCCGCTTGGCTGAGATTAAAGCTCAGACGGAAGCCGTAGAGGAACCTAAAAAAGTGTGGGTAGAAGTGTCGCCCCGTCCCGATATTTACACGCCAGGCACAGGCACCTTTATGCATGAAATGCTGGAAGCGATCAATGCCATCAATGTAGCGGCCACTGCTGGTGTAGAGGGATGGGCCACCTTAACCGAGGAGGAGATCGTTCAGCTTGAACCGGATGTGATTATTACCACTTATGGGTACTATGTGGACAATCCGGTGGAAGAAGTGTTAAGCCGTGACGGATGGGCTGAGGTGCCTGCCGTTCAAGAGGAGCAGGTGTTTGACGTAGACAACGATACGGTGACCCGGCCGGGACCACGCATTATGGATGGGGTGGAGACCCTTGCCAAACTCATTTATCCAGAGATTTTTGCTGAATAAGGGCTGGCTGTATATTTTGAGCGGAGGGTTGGCCGTGGCGGCCGCTCTCCTGGCCCTGTTTGTCAGCAGCGTTCCCGTTCCGGTGAGGGACATTGTGCATATTATCCTCCACCAGCTGACCGGGTTGGCGTTAGCGGATGATATTCCGCCCAATGTGAAGATGATCATTTGGGAGATTCGCCTGCCCAGAGTGTTGCTGGCTTTTGGGGTGGGTGCCGCTTTGGCTCTCAGCGGGGCCGCTTTTCAGGGCTTGCTGCGCAATCCGCTGGCTGATCCTTACACCATTGGTGTTTCCTCCGGTGCGGCCTTGGGGGCAGTGCTGGTTATTTTTTTTCAATTCAGTTTATTCGGCTTGTTTACCCTGCCTCTGTTTGCCATTCTGGGCGGCTTATTTGCTTTGCTGATGGTGTTTGGGCTGACCCGTTTGTCCGGGAGAGGGCTGGCCATTGAAACCATTGTGCTGGCCGGCATCATTATCAGTGCTTTTATCGGGTCGTTTATCTCCCTGATTATCGCTTTAAGCGGTGAGGAGCTGCGCCATATCTTGTATTGGTTGTTTGGCAGTGTGGGTATGAGAGGATGGCGTTATGTCCTCTTATTTCTGCCCTTTCTGCTGGTGGGCGCGGTGCTGTTGCTCCTTCACCACCGGGACTTGAATGCCCTGGCACTGGGGGAAGATTCAGCCTCCCATGTCGGGGTGGATGTCCACCGCAGCAAACTGTGGATCTTGACCGGCGCCTCCCTTTTGACCGGATCGGCAGTGGCGGTGTCTGGAACCATCGGTTTTGTGGGGCTGGTGATTCCCCATGTGGTCCGCCTGGTAGCAGGGCCTGATCATAAGCATGTGCTTCCGCTGTCCATTTTGATCGGCGGCAGCTTTTTGGTTTTGGCCGACTTGCTGGCCAGAACCCTGATTGCGCCGCGGGAATTGCCGGTTGGTGTGATTACGGCGTTGGTAGGTGCCCCGGTGTTTGCCTTCCTTCTGATCAGAGAACGGGCCGGAAAGGGGTTTTTAAGATGATGGAACTGCGTCAGGTGAGCGGGGGTTATGAAGAATTTAAGGTTCAAGAGGTTAATCTCACCTTGCGCCAAGGGGAGTTTTTTGCGCTCTTGGGCCCCAACGGCAGCGGCAAATCCACGTTGCTGAAGCTGATGACCGGGGTGTTACCGCCGGAAAGCGGAGAGATTCTTTTAAACGGCATTCCCCTGGACCGTTACGGCAGCAAAGAAAAGGCGAAGCTGGTCAGCGTGCTGGGGCAAGAGGAGCATGTCGCTTTTGATTTCAGTGTGGAAGAAATTGTGGCCCTGGGCCGCTATCCCTATCAGCGCGGTTTAGTGAATTGGCACTCGGCCCAAGATGAACGGGTGATCAGGGAAGCGATGGCCGCCACTGATGTGGAGCGCTACCGCCAGCAAGCCTTTCGCCTGTTAAGCGGAGGAGAAAAACAGCGGGTGCTGCTGGCCAAAGCGTTGGCCCAGGAGCCCCAGTTGCTTTTCCTGGATGAGCCGACCAACCATCTTGATTTAAAGCACACTTTCAGCCTGCTCACCCTGTTAAAAGAGTGGCAGCGCACGAAAGGGTTGACGGTATTTGCCATTTTGCACGACCTGAATGTGGCCGCTTTGTATGCCGACCGGCTGGGCCTGATGAAGGACGGCCGGCTGCAAGTGGTTGATGATGTGCATGTGCTGAAAGATGAGGACCGCATTGAACAGACGTACAGGGTGCAGGTAAATGCCCAGGCCCATCCCCGGCTGGATAAACCCCAGTTTATGCTTACCCCTGATGAAGAGCAGGGCCCGAGCTCTCTCTCCCTGTTGGAGAGTTATCATTTAACACAGGATCAGCAGTTGTTGCACATCAGCTTTGACCGTCCGCTAAAAGTAATGGCCAACAGCGTGTGGGGAAGCGGAATCAATTGGGCCTCCCATTTTTGCAATTTCCATGTACCCAAACAGTATCATTGTGCCAACCCGCAAGCGGACATCAAGCGCTGGCTGGAAGAACGGGACATTCCTGTCCAACAAGCTGTGGGCATGATGACGGCTGTGGAATTAAAAGATTACGCGCTTGTGGCGCGGGAAGCAGCCCCCTATCAACTGCTGGCAGTCGTCACAGCGGGGGTAGGCAATGCGGTGGATATTTCCCAAACCCATGACCTGAACACGCTCAGCCAAATCGGAACCATCAACACCATGGTGTTTATTGATGGCCATCTGACAGACGGCGCTTTCGTTAACGCGGTGATGACGGTCACAGAAGCCAAAACAAAAGCATTGCACACCCTTAAGGTCAAAGACAAGGCCACTGGAACCATAGCCACCGGCACCTCGACGGACAGTATTGTGATTGCCGCCACCCAGCAGGGGGAGCCCACCCCTTATGCCGGTTCAGCCACGGTGCTGGGCAAAGCACTGGGCCAACTGGTTTACCAGGCTACGCTCCAAGCGGTACAAAATTATTGGCGCAGCATGTCAACCACAAATTTGGGGAAAAGGCAGGACGGGTAAATGCTGAGCGGACTGAATCCCTCCTGGACTCATGTGCTGGTGGTGATCGTCGGAGCGGTCGGGCTTGATCTTGTGCTGGGTGATCCCCGCCGTTTTCCCCATCCGGTACGCTGGATGGGGCGCCTGATCGCTTATCTGGACCGGAAGTGGAACAAGGGAAGCGCCCGCAGGTTAAAGGGAATAGGGCTGTTGGTTACAGTGGTCTGTACCGCGGGCGGGTTAAGTTGGTTTAGCGTATGGGCCGCATACCGGTTGCAACCGGTATTAGGGGTTGTGCTGGAAATATCCCTGGTTTGGTCATGCATCGCCATTAAAAGCTTGCATCAGGCCGCTATGGACGTTTACCGGCCGCTTAAAGCAGGTCAGCTAAAGCTGGCCCGGTGCAAACTGGGAGAGATTGTAGGCCGGGATACAGAGCGTTTAAGTGAGAAGGAAGTGGCCCGAGGAGCGGTGGAAACAGTGGCTGAAAACAGTGTGGATGCCATTACGGCCCCTTTGTTCTGGACCCTGCTGGGCGGAGCGCCCCTGGCGATGGTTTACCGGGCGGTCAACACGCTGGATGCCATGGTCGGCTACAAGCATGAACGCTACCGGGAATTTGGCTGGGCTTCTGCCAGAATGGATGATGTGTTTAACTGGCTGCCAGCCCGTTTAACCGCTATAGCCATGTGGGGGGCCGCCTGGACGCTCCGTTTCACCCCCATCCCACGGGAAGGGTGGATGGTCAGGACGAAGGGGGCGTGGAAGGTCACCTTCAGGGATGCTCCCCGGCATCCCAGCCCCAACAGCGGGTGGCCGGAAGCGATGATGGCCGCCCTCCTGGGCGTCCAGCTGGGAGGCACCAATTATTATCAAGGGGTTCCTTCTCACCGCCCGGTCTTGGGTGAGGCGCGCCGGCTCCTTACAGCCGATGACATCAGCCGCAGTGTGTGGGTGATGCACGGCACATGGCTCTTGTTCAGCACAATGCTTCTTCTTGTCTTATGCTTATGGGGTTGAATGGGCAGGTAAACAGTGGGTGTCAAAAAAGGAGGACTATCTAATAAGAGTCCCCGCAAACGGTCCGGCCGGAGTATGGGCAGCCTTCAGCACCCATTTTGTGAGTCTGGAAGGGAGGAAAAATTGTGCAATGGCCAAGTCACGGCGGACAGCCTGAGCGTCTGAGGAAGATGTTCGGGTTAGCTGCCGCCCGTCCTGTTTTGGATTTCAGCGCCAACTTAAATCCGTTGGGTCCTCCAGATGATGTGCCAGAGCTCTTGGCTAAGGCATTTGATCAGGTCCGCCGTTATCCTGATCCGCACTACGAAGAGCCGCGCCAGGCCATCGCCCGTGCGGAAGGGGTGCCAGATGGCCAGGTGCTTTTGACCAACGGCGGAGCGGAAGCCATTTTTCTCGTAGCCCATTGGTTACAGGGGAAAAGAGCCTTGTTGGTTCACCCTACATTTGGAGAGTATGAGCGGGCCTGCCGGCAGCATGGGCTTAAAGTGACGTCTTTGTTTCTTGCTAACCCGCCTTGCTTTGAATGGCCCCTTGAGCAGATTGTGGAACACCTGGCTGATGCGGATGTCCTATTTGTGGCTCATCCCAATAATCCAACAGGCACTATGCTTCGTCCTTCTGCACTGCATTTGATTCTGGAAGCGGCCCGGCAGCATGACTGTTATGTGGTGATTGATGAAGCATTTGTTGATTTTTTGCCCCAGCACGCCTCCTGCACACCTTGGTTAAGGGAGCATCCCCATTTGATTCTGTTGCGTTCCCTGACCAAAATGTTCACCATTCCCGGACTCAGGCTGGGATATGTTTTGGCAGATGAGGCCGTCATACGGGAGCTGGCCGAGCGGCAGATGCCCTGGAGTGTGAATGCTCTGGCAGCCAACTTGCTTCCTCACTTGTTGGCCAACCATGAATTTATAGCGCGCACCCGGCGCTGGCTGGCTGTTGAAACCGATTACTTAAAATCGTCTTTGTCAGCTTTGGGATTTGAAACCTCCCCTTTCAATGCCAATTTTTATTTGGTGCGGGATGGCAGAGCAGGCCGCTGGAGTAAGGAAAAAGCGGTCACAGAAGCGGAAAGATTGCTGGCTTTTCTGTTAGGCCGGGGGATTGTGGCCCGCCACACGCACACTTTCAAAGGCTTGGAGGGCGGATGGCTCCGTTTGGCCGTTCGTTCCCGGGAGGAAAATGCTCAGCTTATCAGGTCCCTTTCAGATTGGATGGAACAATCATGATCATCTTCATTTCAGGAGGCGCCCGTTCAGGTAAAAGCAGCTATGCCGAGTCCCTGTGCATGCAGTTGGCCAGACCCGGCACACCCCTGATTTATCTGGCCACTGCCCGTCCCCTAGATGCAGAAATGAAACAACGGATCAGGCGCCACCGCCAAGGGCGTGCCAGATGCTGGCAAACCGTAGAAGAAGGAAAGGATCTGAACCGGGTCTTGAAGCACTGTGCAAGAGGGAGCATCGTCCTGGTCGATTGTTTAACCATTTGGCTGAGCTTTCTGTTATTTGAAGAGGGGCTGCCAGTGGTGCACATTCTGGCCAAGGCCAGACGAATGCTGGCCACAGCCCGCCAAAAACAACTGACGCTGGTTTTGGTTTCCAACGATGTGAATGAGGGGATTCCACCTGCTGATCGTGAAGTGGCACGCTACATCTATGCCTTGGAACGATTGCATCGCCTGTGTGTGGCCGAAGCGGACCACGCGATTCAGGTGGTGGCGGGGCAAGTGCTGAGCTGGAAAGGAGAACAGCGATGGACGGGAAGCGAAGCGTGAGCATCAGGGAGATGGGGGACGGCATACTTATCGCCTTTCAATTTTTAACCACATTGCCGCTGCCTGGCCGTCCAGAGTGGCAGCCGCACATCTTAAACTGGGCTTTAAGGGCGTACCCGCTGGTGGGACTTGTGGTGGGCGCCCTGCTCGGCAGTCTGGTTTTACTCCTTGGTCCGTTTGCGCCGGTATGGGTGCTCACTTTGGTCCTGCTCACGGCCTGGATGGTGCTGACCGGGGGATTGCATCTGGACGGCTGGATGGATGTGGCTGATGCCATCGGTTCCCGGGCTCCGCTGGAGAAAAAAATAGCCATTATGAAGGATCCCCATGTAGGCAGCTTCGCGGTCGTTGGCCTGTTGTTGTTGCTTGTGTGGAAGGCCGTTTTTCTGTTTGGTCTGGTGGATATTGGGCTTCAGCGCGGGCAGCCGGGTGCGCTCATGGTGATGCTGATGGCTGTTCCCGCCCTTTCCCGCTGGGGGGTGCTGGTTTGTTTGGGACAGCTTAAGCCTTTCAGACAGGAGGGACTGGCCTGGTTGTGGCACCTCAGCCTGAAAAAAAGGGATCTGGCCTGGGGGTTCGTGCCCCTTGGGGTGCTGCTCTGTTTTCAACCGTGGCTCATTCTGCTGTTTGTCAGTTACCTCCTTTTTCTGGCGGGATGGATCTACTGGTGCAAGAGACAATTTGGCGGTGTCAACGGGGATTTGTTAGGGGCTGCGATTGAGGGGGGCGAGTTATGGGGACTGTTTACGCTGTTCATCTTTATCTGGTCCGGCATGGCGTGACAGAATGGAACAGACAAGGACGCTACTACGGACAAACCGATCTGCCTTGCCTGCCTCATATGTGGCATCTGTTTGACGGGTTGAAAAGCAGGCTGGCCGGACTGGTCTTCGATCAGGTGTATAGCAGCGATTTGACCCGCTGCCGGCAAACCCTCGACTATCTGGCTCCCTCAGTGGCCAAGAGTGCCTGTTATGATCACCGTTTGCGGGAATATCACTTTGGCGCTTGGGAGGGCCGAACCCATTCGGATCTGGAA from Caldalkalibacillus thermarum includes:
- the putP gene encoding sodium/proline symporter PutP, producing MSATYLTFLAYLIGMLIIGIYTYRLTNTLSDYVLGGRKLNSWVAALSAQASDMSGWLLLGLPGAAYASGMGMWSIWIAIGLATGTMINWQYVAKRLRRYTEIAGDAITLSEYFANRFKDRSQLLRVISAVFILVFFLFYTASGLVAGGKLFEATFGIDYSTALIIGALVIVGYTFLGGFLAVSLTDFVQGTLMFIALLVAPVVAISYVGGVDALFTKIGAANPDLLDVAADVNFVDGVWESVGTLSVVGIISALAWGLGYFGQPHILARFMAIRSDRDIPAARLISVIWVVITLYGAIIVGFVGIAMFSGDQALADPETVFLVMVQTIFNPWVAGILLAAVLAAIMSTIDSQLLVSSSALTEDFYRTFFRRNATEKELVWIGRLAVLVIALIALMLAWDKDNTVLGLVAYAWAGFGAAFGPAVLFSLFWKRMTGGGAMAGIISGGLTVILWEYTPFELYSIVPGFIISSIMIVLVSLVDQEPSQEIQDEFEQVKRPLQQR
- a CDS encoding ABC transporter substrate-binding protein; the encoded protein is MLHINWKKLGLLAVMLTLVMVVAAACGTATGGDNGAEPEEAVEGKEQEAQEETEKSQAEFPVTIVDGAGNEVTIESEPETLITMIPSITETVYALGVGDKVIAVDDFSNYPEEALEKEKVGGQEINVEKVLSLMPDVIFVTEYHQANHADVLDQFKEAGITVVVIDTSATQFEDVYESIRLIAQVTGTVEEAEQLVSELESRLAEIKAQTEAVEEPKKVWVEVSPRPDIYTPGTGTFMHEMLEAINAINVAATAGVEGWATLTEEEIVQLEPDVIITTYGYYVDNPVEEVLSRDGWAEVPAVQEEQVFDVDNDTVTRPGPRIMDGVETLAKLIYPEIFAE
- a CDS encoding FecCD family ABC transporter permease produces the protein MPNSFIQRFLLNKGWLYILSGGLAVAAALLALFVSSVPVPVRDIVHIILHQLTGLALADDIPPNVKMIIWEIRLPRVLLAFGVGAALALSGAAFQGLLRNPLADPYTIGVSSGAALGAVLVIFFQFSLFGLFTLPLFAILGGLFALLMVFGLTRLSGRGLAIETIVLAGIIISAFIGSFISLIIALSGEELRHILYWLFGSVGMRGWRYVLLFLPFLLVGAVLLLLHHRDLNALALGEDSASHVGVDVHRSKLWILTGASLLTGSAVAVSGTIGFVGLVIPHVVRLVAGPDHKHVLPLSILIGGSFLVLADLLARTLIAPRELPVGVITALVGAPVFAFLLIRERAGKGFLR
- a CDS encoding adenosylcobinamide amidohydrolase, with the translated sequence MMELRQVSGGYEEFKVQEVNLTLRQGEFFALLGPNGSGKSTLLKLMTGVLPPESGEILLNGIPLDRYGSKEKAKLVSVLGQEEHVAFDFSVEEIVALGRYPYQRGLVNWHSAQDERVIREAMAATDVERYRQQAFRLLSGGEKQRVLLAKALAQEPQLLFLDEPTNHLDLKHTFSLLTLLKEWQRTKGLTVFAILHDLNVAALYADRLGLMKDGRLQVVDDVHVLKDEDRIEQTYRVQVNAQAHPRLDKPQFMLTPDEEQGPSSLSLLESYHLTQDQQLLHISFDRPLKVMANSVWGSGINWASHFCNFHVPKQYHCANPQADIKRWLEERDIPVQQAVGMMTAVELKDYALVAREAAPYQLLAVVTAGVGNAVDISQTHDLNTLSQIGTINTMVFIDGHLTDGAFVNAVMTVTEAKTKALHTLKVKDKATGTIATGTSTDSIVIAATQQGEPTPYAGSATVLGKALGQLVYQATLQAVQNYWRSMSTTNLGKRQDG
- the cbiB gene encoding adenosylcobinamide-phosphate synthase CbiB; the encoded protein is MLSGLNPSWTHVLVVIVGAVGLDLVLGDPRRFPHPVRWMGRLIAYLDRKWNKGSARRLKGIGLLVTVVCTAGGLSWFSVWAAYRLQPVLGVVLEISLVWSCIAIKSLHQAAMDVYRPLKAGQLKLARCKLGEIVGRDTERLSEKEVARGAVETVAENSVDAITAPLFWTLLGGAPLAMVYRAVNTLDAMVGYKHERYREFGWASARMDDVFNWLPARLTAIAMWGAAWTLRFTPIPREGWMVRTKGAWKVTFRDAPRHPSPNSGWPEAMMAALLGVQLGGTNYYQGVPSHRPVLGEARRLLTADDISRSVWVMHGTWLLFSTMLLLVLCLWG
- the cobD gene encoding threonine-phosphate decarboxylase CobD, with product MQWPSHGGQPERLRKMFGLAAARPVLDFSANLNPLGPPDDVPELLAKAFDQVRRYPDPHYEEPRQAIARAEGVPDGQVLLTNGGAEAIFLVAHWLQGKRALLVHPTFGEYERACRQHGLKVTSLFLANPPCFEWPLEQIVEHLADADVLFVAHPNNPTGTMLRPSALHLILEAARQHDCYVVIDEAFVDFLPQHASCTPWLREHPHLILLRSLTKMFTIPGLRLGYVLADEAVIRELAERQMPWSVNALAANLLPHLLANHEFIARTRRWLAVETDYLKSSLSALGFETSPFNANFYLVRDGRAGRWSKEKAVTEAERLLAFLLGRGIVARHTHTFKGLEGGWLRLAVRSREENAQLIRSLSDWMEQS
- a CDS encoding bifunctional adenosylcobinamide kinase/adenosylcobinamide-phosphate guanylyltransferase, with amino-acid sequence MIIFISGGARSGKSSYAESLCMQLARPGTPLIYLATARPLDAEMKQRIRRHRQGRARCWQTVEEGKDLNRVLKHCARGSIVLVDCLTIWLSFLLFEEGLPVVHILAKARRMLATARQKQLTLVLVSNDVNEGIPPADREVARYIYALERLHRLCVAEADHAIQVVAGQVLSWKGEQRWTGSEA
- the cobS gene encoding adenosylcobinamide-GDP ribazoletransferase — encoded protein: MDGKRSVSIREMGDGILIAFQFLTTLPLPGRPEWQPHILNWALRAYPLVGLVVGALLGSLVLLLGPFAPVWVLTLVLLTAWMVLTGGLHLDGWMDVADAIGSRAPLEKKIAIMKDPHVGSFAVVGLLLLLVWKAVFLFGLVDIGLQRGQPGALMVMLMAVPALSRWGVLVCLGQLKPFRQEGLAWLWHLSLKKRDLAWGFVPLGVLLCFQPWLILLFVSYLLFLAGWIYWCKRQFGGVNGDLLGAAIEGGELWGLFTLFIFIWSGMA